CTATTAAGTTTTATGTAAGTTCATGTAATTGACAAAATTATCTTGTCACAAAATGTTTTTTcgtatttgttttgtttcagaCAAATCGAGGGTAAAGTAATGGAAATTGCCAAGCTTCAGGAAACTTTCACAGAGAAAGTGTTAGAACAGGTTAGCTCTCTTTGTCTGCTGTATTTCATTTCCACCAAAAATGAggaagtgtacatgtacattttgtatcAATGAAGCCCTCTGTGTAAATTAATAGGGTTACTGGTAATAAGGAATGGAATAAGTAAAAGTAATACACTGAAGGTTATGAGGCCTTAATTTAAAACATGCCAGTCTCTCTTGTTGTTGATAAGTTAGAGCTTTTAGTAAATTCAgtcaattaatgttttaatttttttttttacatatacatgtaccagttttTATATGGTATACACATGAAACaccaaaataaattataaaagaccggtaaatgttattttattgatactaggattataaatgttttacattaaaacacggttataaagAAGTGCCAGGGATGGAcaattttgcttcgttataagcgtaattcgttatatccatctacagtttacaacatgtaatgtagtcacagggaatgaaaatcacttcgctgtaagcatcaaatcattataagcgtgtttgttataaccgtgttttactgtatttagaacaatgtacatgtatatatgcaatACGTGAAACctaaaaatgaatacatgtggggttttttttgtaggaGAAAGATATTGACAGAATTGAACAAGTTGTTGTTGGCTCGACAGAAAACATTAAAGAAGGCAATGAAGAAATTAGACAGGTATGATAAATCATAATGCCGATAAACTAGGAACTGATAaacgtataatttttttttatcaagagaTTTAAGTGCACattttgttgtacatgtaccaatggGGTGAAAATAAAGGGACTTTTCATTGTATAAACATAAGTACTACAAAATGAGAGATAAATTGACCATATaccagtatttttaaaaattatgatgaCATGTGAGGGCCATTGAGGTACAAgtaagtgatggaagcaattcTAGAACCCTGTAAAAGTACTTCCTCATACTCTGTGTGTATAACTTCCTTGTACAATTGACATAGGAGCTATAAAAAATGCATAGTAGTACTGTATAACAACATTGTATTACATTTTCTACAGTATTGTAAATAGAATTATGTCTTGACAGATCATACATTATTATTGAGGAAATTTTCCTTTAACAAACATTAAATAACTATGACAGAACTTTAACACAACTGACACACATTGTACTGCTTTAATTTCAGGCGATGAAGAACAGTGCTGGTTTCCgggtgtacattttattttttcttcttctcctTACGCTGTCCTTACTCTTCCTGGACTGGTACAACGGCTAACAAACGGAGGCAATTCAGACTCGAGACTTATAAGGGAGACAATCAAATCCCTTTAGTTTAAATGTCAGACAGAGGGCTCAACAACAGTCTAACAGTAAATGATGCGGGAAATGTGCAATTATTGATGGAGATATTTTTAGTTGATTCTCTTTGCACTGTTTCATCAGCTTAGTGTCCCTTGTTCGTGTTTAGCAAATTGCTAGCTATAAGTTGATCCTTGTTGAGTTAAGTTTGCACtgggtatttatttaattatgctAGTAGTTTAAAAAAGAGCTGACATGTTATAAATTTGAGTTTTTTCCTTCCCTTTTTCATGCAATGTTATTCACTGCAAAGCTAATGAAATCTTACATGAATAATGACAGAATTACAAGGAAATATATGATGTTCATAAATAGCAGATTGATAGAAAACAGATGTCaggaaatattgtttaaaacatttaatatttaaatatatgtatacatgtataaaaatgattttaaatgaattgtaaatgttgaatgttgaataaattattgctgtgaaaatttcaagtctcttCAATGATTGATATAATGTTATCTTCTGGTAAATAAAGATGTGCTGTTTGGTGCAGAATGTCATTCTTCTTAGAGAGCCAGCCccttcttcaaaataatgttcccGTACTTGGCCATCTCTCTGTGAAAAAGAAATACTAGTGGTAAATGTTATAATGTTCAGCAAAGTAGAATATATACCTGTTATGTGTacttatatcaaaattttatatggCATAAGTGATCAATTAGacaataataactttttttttgatATGCTGTAAATAAGATATCATTATACTTTATCAGGTATTTGATATTAATCTCAGAATTTGTACATGAGATCACTCCTAGTcacatatgaattttttcttttgaaacaaGATCCTGTGTCAGATAATTTAGACTTTATTCTGTTTCAGATATTTAAGACATTATTCTGTGTCAGATACTTTGATTAGGTTATTACTGGGACTAATTCCTGATTCTGTACATATCCATAAGTATGAACAAGGCATTATACAGAGTGTACCTGTATATCTAAAAGGAAATCAACAACTTATCTGTCCTTGattagatattttaaatgtgTGTCAAATGTCAGATATTTTATACAAGACCATATTCTTTATCAGATACCGTAATCATtatctataataaaaaaaaaattatctgttaaatttttagatacatTTTGGACCAAACAAAAATCTTTATGTTTTTGGTCAAAACTTTGGCAAAGATGATTATGTGTTAAATAATTGAGAGAAGATATCAATACTATGAAGGATACATATAATTACCCTGTGTGGACTATTGCATAAGCTGTCTTGGCTCTGTCATAAAATGCAAATCTTTCCACAAATTCAATCTCCACCTACAACAGGAACACAACACTGAATGCTAGACCAAAACAAACTTTGGAAAACCAAGGTTCAAATACTaggaatttcttcttatttttgaTGGTGCCCCTTTGACCTACATTTGGTCCCTCCCTTTGCTTCACGATCTCCTTGTATTTGTCCCATACAGGAATCTGTATGTTGCTGTCTTTGTCACTTTGGACTGGGTCCATTAAAGCTACCTGTTagaataattattaataaatgataaaatttagtGATAACTGTGATTGAACTCATGCCCTTATATAGCTATGCCATTAATATATTGAGGATTGGTGAATACAAAACCAACagaatttatatatatgatattatggTATCTGGATTCTTAAGTTAATCATTTATTCTCTAAGTTTATTCTTCAATATCTTGAATCCttggaaatttgatttttttttgtatcatgGAGTTCAAGATAACAAGGTTTCACTGTAGATGTAATTTGATTAACTTACTGGGCATTTAACATAAGTGTCAAGAGGAAGTAACTGAAGGATTCCATCAAGGAGTGTTGGTATATCAACTCCTGTACATGAAATAAAAGATTTATGGGTCAGAGTATATACATAAtggtttcaaataaatatatatcagttataatttaaaatcacaTATTTATGTTATAAGGTTTCATTCTTGTGATATTTGGTTATTTTCTAAAGACAACTGTTCTAATAGTATGTCTTCAAAGTATGTAAATTAAAACCATGTGAAATTTACAATGATAAAGAAACAGTATTTTTTATAAGGTAAATCTTTGTCATATAGTAAtatttaaatgcttaaaaaagatGTTATTTTCAtccatatgaatttttttttttaatcccttCTTCATCAATGTTATCTATTAATTCGTTGGTTTGTTGTTTCCCCTACCATCTGCCCTTAATTCCAATGGCCCATTTTTGCACAAGGCTGATGTTGGAAAATGGGCATCTGCtagtactgaaaaaaaattacatgtgaTGATAATGTACTATTTTTGCTACATCTATGCCTGATTTTGTAGGCATTAGCCTTTTATGGATGTTAATGAGAGGTTTGCCACGTTTACATTACACTAGCTGTATACGAAAACAGAGTAAATTCGAGTAAAATGGAATAAATTCTGTTAAAATTTTGTCattgtaaataaacttttaaacttAAATACCAATTTCATCTCCATGTCCCATAGATGCCAGTGCATGCAGGAGGCTTGGTGACAGGCACTTGGGGATATTTTTAAGAGGCATTTTGTCTCAaccaaaataatttgtaaacaaaactagAGTTACCGCCCTTTGACCATCACCCGCCCACttctaaaatcaaaaatacaGAATTCATTTGCGCCTTTTGATGTCATTGTATAGTATAGTTTATTAGCTCAAAACCACATGGTTTATAGGcattgtataaatacatgtaaatacatcatcaatgtgaacatttttttcagtaCACAGACACATCTGCCATTATGAGATATTACCacaaatgtacaatgtaataattacattaaaaaaaatagaaaaggaaaatgtaaatatatgtattttaaaatacttaaattaTCACATTAGGACGATCATATACATATTAATTAAAGCAAATTATTTCTATATTGTAGacttaatgtttaaataatattttcaatcgTCTACCATCGTTTGCAATATGCAAGCcgaaaaaatcataattagAACTGGTAATTAACATATCGCATCattgactgaaaaaaatataatgtgcgtttattcatttcaaaaacaaattttaacataagAAAATCTATAATTTTTCATAGTCAGTCCTGTAACTTTGAAACAATTGTCTAACGGTTTAGGTTATTTAACTTCAGTTATAAAAATTGGCACACTTCTGagtattacatatgtatatatacatagaaaTTGTGAACATATAGACATATTGTAGAGCTACTCCATTCAGGTCACAAGTCATACTgtggttttattaatattcgTAGACataaatttttgtggatttcctgaaaatcacagttttaaAGTTAAGTCGTAACTAAATTGCTGGGTCAATTATACATTCTACCAATACAATGTTACACTATAAATCGTTTCGCAATACACTAATTTAGTCATGCTTATCAAATCTCATATCTTTTGATATCTCGGGCGATCAAAGTTAAAACTTATTTGAAACTGCAAGCCAATATCACTGGGTTTATCTGTAAGCACTTCATTAGTCACCGGTCACCAATGTAAACGACCAAACAATTTTCCTGGATGAGAAGACCCTAGTGTACTCTATGGGAACAatccaacaacaacaacgatTTTGATATCCATGCAGAAACGAACGTTTGGCATCATAACTATAGACTTTGATAATGTTAGAGGATTTATACTACACGTGCAGAATTGATATGAACATGCAGTTCTCATATGTAGACTTTACTGGCAAGTCTTTTGCTGTAGTAATattaatctattatagattAACCAAAGAGAAGGATTTACAGTATTAAACAATTAATCGGATATCTGGTTTTATTCTTGCTTGGCTATcgatcggatttttttttttagattaagcggaatgaatttatttaactTGTATGAAATCTGCAGTGACATCAAATATTTGTTGTGTAAAGTTAATGATTTCGATATATTTGACTATAGTTTGATGATGCAGAACTTGGTTGGTTTCCCGTTTTCATTTTCTTGCTTTCGTCACGAGAGTCGATGGGTTTTTTTCCTTCCAAGAAACTAGTTCTTTCTCATAGACACCTGactttatatattttccttaaaaaacatATTCCCTTAGTAGTAAGTATTACGAGATGTATTTTTGATCATGAGCAATATATTTAAGGTCAAGTGCCTGTGTACTATCATAAACGAACTACAGTGGAATGGGGGTGCTAGGGAGATGACCAAAGGAACCATCCACCCTCTTCACCAGTAAATATAGTTGAATTACAGGTCTGCTAATCTACTATTGTCAAAGATAAACTCCAACAGTctgcaatgaaaaaaaacctgcaAGTCTTATCTACGGACAGAAGTATAGATATTTTATCTCTCGAAATGAGATTTCAAGATGTATTCAAAACAGGGTACCAAGATTATAGAAGTGCATTCGGATAGGGAAAATTTTGACTTTTATGAATTTTGTTCTCATGATCTAAAAATCAGCATTATTATCTATAATTTGTAAAGTTTTAATTCACTTTGCTATACCAATTGCAATGGCATATGAATTTTCTGAGATGATTTTGGATTTCGTTAAATCTTCAATCAATATGAATGTGCCGAGAAGAGAAACAATGGGCAAGTTATGTAATGATACAACATTTGATTATGTAATTCACTGAATTCTTCCTTGTATGTTGACAAGAAAACGCATTATACTCTTATTCAACcatatttaattgaattaaatatacacaccataaatatttgtaaatgtcGAACCACCAAAGCGATATCAGAGTTTTTTAGTATCGTCTGCTCCTACTACAAGAGAACAAACTATGTACACGTTTAATATACATTATCAACACACgtagtagtttttttttcaatccaaCCAGTTGTTggatatgtaaatataaagatttatatatgtgtgtattgACATcgctgtaaaattacacccattttatttcattgcacAATCCGACATGGCTGGCATTTTACCCCATATGAAGAATTATAAATACAGGTCCAGGACAGGCTGTTTTCACTTGATCGTCGATATATAATTCATCCTATACTACACTAGTTAACATACAAAACATATTCTGTAATTCACGTACTGGCCTGTTTGTGATAAACAGATGTACTGTAACAAGGTCACATTTCCATCGGATcggtagtacatgtacatgtttatcacATAAACCATCTTTGGGTCGGATGGGGGACAggaaattgtaaaaatgaaaaggCGCCCTCCCTttaatcagctaaaaaaaagtttgagtaccacccccccccctcttgttATGGGTTTCTTAAGACTGTGAAGATGGAGCATGGATACTCTGTGTCAAAATGTCTTTGGAAGTCCATTGACTTAGACAAAATTGAACCAATAAGTATAATGCCTTGATACAGTTCATCTGTACGTGGACTCTCAATATACAGATGTTCAAACAGGGCCTAGTTATGCATAGAAGGATCAGGAAAAACAGACAAGGAAGAAATAACTTGATATACATGTTAGTGTATGTTTCTTttgatttcgaaataaaattacatatctATTATAGATAGATAAGATGACCGACATGTTAACTCAGTATTATTTGATGCCGAATCTCAAAACATGTAAGGCaatttcaggcacgtagcatcgtttttgaaagtgggggggggggggggcagactcatccaaaaaatcttgacaagcaacaaaaaaaaattcaaaaaaaaaagtagaaaatttaaagtttccaaaaatcttcaaaatcctaatccgggggggggctggcgtagtatataacttcaatttcactcctcatttccttattttcatatcaattttttttttacatactcccaaaaataattccattttttatatgtgaatttgttgctgcgagaaaaagtagggggggggagggggggcaggcccccctgatgctacgtgcctgaatttTTTACAGTATTTAGGACGCGAAGACCTGCCTTCCTCCATCTTATGAGTTCCTGTCTAGAAAGTGTATGGAATTTGTGTTTTTGCAGTTTGCTTTTTGTAAGTTGTCCAAAAGTGGTCTCATAAAATAATGATTCGAACGgtgttttgagagagagagagagagagagagagagagagagagagagagagagagagagagagactgactCAAATTATTCAATTGAATTTGTAAAcgacaaaatatgtatttaaa
This is a stretch of genomic DNA from Crassostrea angulata isolate pt1a10 chromosome 4, ASM2561291v2, whole genome shotgun sequence. It encodes these proteins:
- the LOC128182581 gene encoding fucose mutarotase-like, coding for MPLKNIPKCLSPSLLHALASMGHGDEIVLADAHFPTSALCKNGPLELRADGVDIPTLLDGILQLLPLDTYVKCPVALMDPVQSDKDSNIQIPVWDKYKEIVKQREGPNVEIEFVERFAFYDRAKTAYAIVHTGEMAKYGNIILKKGLAL